Proteins encoded by one window of Ignavibacteriota bacterium:
- a CDS encoding DUF2892 domain-containing protein: MNKNVGGMDKNIRLVAGIILLVVGLFTSLWWLDLIGVILVGTALMNFCPFYIPLKIDTNKKSASK; encoded by the coding sequence ATGAATAAAAATGTCGGCGGTATGGATAAAAACATTCGCTTAGTTGCAGGAATAATTTTGCTTGTTGTTGGATTATTTACATCCTTGTGGTGGTTAGATTTAATAGGTGTAATTTTAGTCGGCACAGCTTTAATGAATTTTTGTCCGTTTTATATACCATTAAAAATTGATACAAATAAAAAAAGTGCAAGCAAATAA
- a CDS encoding TetR/AcrR family transcriptional regulator yields the protein MPRTEEQFHEIREKTKTQILNSSLKLFAEKGFNGTSISDIAEDANISKGLIYNYFESKAAIAESIYKKLLSEFMQFFEPIKTISDPSEKLQSILTETINYTKKNKDIWKLYLGFMLQPVPVAFEQVFSPKLFQNFFMEFAEIFKAAGVKDPISEAYQFGAIMDGMQMHYIFMDDIYPIDKMEKFILRKYSKEELEKRK from the coding sequence ATGCCAAGAACTGAAGAACAATTTCACGAAATTAGAGAAAAAACAAAGACTCAGATTTTAAATTCCTCTCTTAAACTTTTTGCGGAAAAAGGTTTTAATGGAACTTCTATTAGCGATATTGCAGAAGATGCGAATATTTCAAAAGGATTGATTTATAATTATTTTGAAAGCAAAGCAGCAATTGCCGAATCAATTTATAAAAAATTGTTAAGTGAATTTATGCAATTTTTTGAACCGATAAAAACAATTTCAGACCCATCAGAAAAACTTCAATCAATTTTAACCGAGACAATTAATTATACCAAAAAAAATAAAGATATTTGGAAATTATATTTAGGATTTATGCTGCAACCTGTGCCAGTAGCTTTTGAACAAGTGTTTTCACCTAAATTATTTCAGAATTTTTTTATGGAATTTGCAGAAATATTCAAAGCTGCCGGAGTTAAAGATCCAATAAGTGAGGCTTATCAATTTGGAGCAATAATGGATGGGATGCAAATGCACTATATTTTCATGGATGATATATATCCAATTGATAAAATGGAAAAATTTATTTTAAGAAAATATAGTAAAGAAGAACTTGAAAAAAGAAAATAA
- a CDS encoding GNAT family N-acetyltransferase, translating into MENFKIKFAKINDVPVILDFIKKLAEYEKLSYQVEATEEDLKKTLFDEKSNAEVILGYYYDKPVAFALFFHNYSTFLAKKGIYLEDLYVLEEFRRNGFGKKMLKFLAELAIERNCGRFEWSVLDWNTPAIEFYKKIGAELKTEWILTRMTGNSLLNFAKSN; encoded by the coding sequence ATGGAAAACTTCAAAATTAAATTTGCCAAAATAAATGATGTTCCGGTCATTTTGGATTTTATTAAGAAATTGGCGGAATATGAAAAATTATCGTATCAAGTAGAAGCCACGGAAGAAGATTTAAAAAAAACATTGTTCGATGAAAAAAGCAATGCCGAAGTTATTTTGGGATATTATTATGATAAACCCGTTGCCTTTGCGCTTTTCTTTCATAATTACTCAACATTTTTGGCAAAGAAAGGGATTTACCTTGAAGATCTTTATGTTCTTGAGGAATTTAGAAGAAACGGTTTTGGGAAAAAAATGTTAAAATTCTTGGCTGAACTTGCAATAGAAAGAAATTGCGGAAGATTCGAATGGTCGGTTTTAGATTGGAATACTCCTGCAATAGAATTTTATAAAAAGATTGGAGCTGAATTAAAAACAGAATGGATTTTAACAAGAATGACCGGTAATTCACTTTTAAATTTTGCAAAGAGTAATTAG
- a CDS encoding outer membrane lipoprotein-sorting protein, producing MGKTSEGENTMILVRPDWKREVSMKIWSRGVDFYMILITAPAREKGQVFMKRNNEMWNWVPTINKMIKIPPSMMSQSWMGSDFTNDDLLKQFSIVDDYNHSIIGSDSVEGFDCYKIKLQPKPEAAVVWGKIIMWISKKDYYELKAEYYDEFGELVNKQFGSEIKDFGDRKLPSKFVMIPTDNEGNQTILQTDKMNFNIDIPESFFSQQNMKKVR from the coding sequence ATGGGAAAAACTTCAGAAGGTGAAAACACAATGATTTTAGTGCGCCCTGATTGGAAACGTGAAGTTTCAATGAAAATTTGGTCAAGAGGAGTTGATTTTTATATGATTTTAATTACTGCACCGGCAAGAGAAAAAGGTCAAGTTTTTATGAAAAGAAATAACGAGATGTGGAATTGGGTTCCAACCATAAATAAAATGATCAAAATTCCGCCTTCAATGATGTCGCAATCTTGGATGGGATCTGATTTTACAAATGATGATTTATTGAAACAATTTTCTATCGTTGATGATTACAATCATTCAATAATTGGATCTGACTCCGTTGAAGGATTTGATTGTTACAAAATTAAACTACAACCCAAACCGGAAGCCGCGGTGGTTTGGGGAAAAATAATAATGTGGATATCAAAGAAAGATTATTATGAATTAAAAGCAGAATACTATGATGAGTTCGGCGAACTGGTTAACAAACAATTCGGTTCTGAGATAAAAGATTTCGGCGATAGGAAACTTCCTTCAAAATTTGTTATGATCCCAACCGACAATGAAGGAAATCAAACAATATTGCAAACAGACAAAATGAATTTTAATATAGATATTCCTGAAAGTTTTTTCTCCCAGCAAAATATGAAAAAGGTTAGATAA
- a CDS encoding AMP nucleosidase, translating into MKTKLEIAKNWLPRYTGTKLEDFGDYFLLTNFNNYVLKFAEQFNCDINGEGRAMPCAINSAGLSIINFGMGSANAATIMDLLIAKAPKGILFLGKCGGLKKSTELGHFILPTAAIRGDGTSNEYMPPEVPALPSFKLHKFVSDKIVERNLEYRTGVVYTSNRRVWEWDNDFKEYLRKIGTIGIDMETATIFVAGYTNQIARGALLLVSDLPMIPEGVKTEESDLLVTKNFVDLHLQIGIEAMTDLEAKGETIKHFTY; encoded by the coding sequence ATGAAAACAAAATTAGAAATTGCAAAAAATTGGCTGCCTCGTTACACTGGAACAAAATTAGAAGATTTTGGCGATTATTTTCTACTGACAAATTTTAATAATTATGTTTTAAAATTTGCCGAGCAATTTAATTGCGACATAAACGGAGAAGGCAGAGCAATGCCGTGCGCAATAAATTCTGCCGGATTATCCATAATAAATTTTGGCATGGGTTCGGCTAATGCGGCTACAATAATGGATCTTTTAATTGCAAAAGCTCCAAAAGGAATTTTATTTTTGGGAAAATGCGGCGGATTAAAAAAATCTACAGAGCTTGGACATTTTATTTTGCCGACAGCGGCAATTAGAGGAGACGGAACAAGTAACGAGTATATGCCTCCGGAAGTTCCGGCTTTACCATCTTTTAAACTTCACAAATTTGTTTCTGATAAAATTGTTGAAAGAAATTTGGAATATAGAACCGGCGTTGTCTATACATCCAACAGAAGAGTTTGGGAATGGGATAACGATTTCAAAGAATATTTAAGAAAAATTGGAACAATTGGAATTGACATGGAAACCGCTACAATTTTTGTGGCAGGTTATACAAACCAAATTGCAAGAGGCGCGCTTCTTTTAGTCTCTGATTTGCCAATGATTCCTGAAGGAGTAAAAACCGAGGAATCTGATTTATTGGTTACAAAGAATTTTGTGGATCTTCATCTTCAGATCGGGATTGAGGCAATGACCGATCTTGAAGCAAAAGGTGAAACAATAAAGCACTTTACATATTAG
- a CDS encoding bifunctional 3-deoxy-7-phosphoheptulonate synthase/chorismate mutase — protein MEDIKKLDNLREKINNLDNDLLKLLSERRKLSNEVVESKIETEQPIRDLDRETELLSRIINSGKKMGLDSHYVSKIFYDIIDDSVRLQQNHFQKSIFENDSDVIRIAIQGIDGSYSSMAAKKFFAQFNKEIIFISKERFDEVALEVEEGRADFAMLPIENTTSGGINEVYDLLLHTKLSIIGEEKFQVKHCLVGSENSTLGKLELIFAHYQAAAQCNKFLATIPNVRLEYFADTALSAKKIKDEGKVEYGAIASEEAAKFFKLKILQREIANQPENFTRFLVCSRRPQKVDLRIPAKTSLVMATAHTAGSLLKALAVFGKFEVNIEKLESRPIIGNPWEEMFYLDFEGNIHDEKIKLLFDDLGIHTRFLKILGCYPTKEIGKASLDFLAATSGKNEELKKAEPQIVTENPKKTSKPKSYKLASRDYKSDDTIIKVNDVEIGGNNFVVIGGPCSVESHEQIFECAKFAREHGTQILRGGCFKPRTSPYSFQGIGFEGLSELNGAGKKFDMPIITEVLSSEQVAEVALQSDIVQIGARNMQNFALLKEVGRIHRPVMLKRGMMSSLDELLNAAEYILAHGNRQVILCERGIRTFETASRNTLDLGAIPFLKEMTHLPIIVDPSHAIGVRDKVAPLAKAAKVVGAHGIMIEFHPDPDKALSDGEQSLTFEQYGNLMKELHDLK, from the coding sequence ATGGAAGACATTAAAAAATTGGATAATCTAAGAGAAAAAATAAATAACCTCGATAATGATCTGCTGAAATTACTTTCTGAAAGAAGAAAATTAAGTAATGAAGTTGTTGAATCAAAAATTGAGACTGAACAACCCATTAGAGATTTGGATAGAGAAACCGAACTTTTATCTAGAATAATAAATTCCGGTAAAAAAATGGGATTGGATTCACATTATGTGTCAAAAATATTCTATGATATAATAGACGATTCGGTTCGCCTGCAGCAAAACCATTTCCAAAAATCGATATTTGAAAATGATTCGGATGTAATTAGAATTGCAATACAAGGAATTGATGGATCTTACAGTTCAATGGCTGCAAAAAAGTTTTTTGCTCAGTTCAACAAAGAAATTATTTTCATAAGTAAAGAAAGATTTGATGAAGTTGCTTTGGAAGTGGAAGAGGGCAGAGCGGATTTTGCAATGCTTCCAATAGAAAATACGACTTCCGGCGGAATAAATGAAGTATATGATTTGCTACTTCATACAAAACTTTCAATTATCGGCGAGGAAAAATTTCAAGTAAAGCATTGTTTGGTTGGGTCCGAAAATTCTACATTAGGCAAACTCGAACTAATTTTTGCTCATTACCAAGCAGCGGCCCAATGCAATAAATTTCTTGCTACTATTCCCAACGTGAGACTTGAATATTTTGCTGATACAGCTCTTTCCGCCAAAAAGATAAAAGATGAAGGAAAAGTTGAGTACGGGGCAATTGCCAGTGAAGAAGCGGCAAAATTTTTCAAGCTGAAAATTTTACAGAGAGAAATCGCAAATCAGCCGGAAAATTTTACCAGATTCTTAGTTTGCTCGAGAAGACCTCAAAAAGTTGATTTAAGAATTCCCGCTAAAACATCTTTGGTAATGGCAACTGCTCATACAGCCGGTTCACTTTTAAAAGCACTTGCCGTTTTTGGAAAATTTGAAGTCAATATAGAAAAACTTGAATCAAGACCAATAATTGGAAATCCATGGGAAGAAATGTTTTATTTGGATTTTGAAGGAAATATTCATGATGAAAAAATAAAACTGCTTTTTGATGATTTAGGAATTCATACAAGGTTTTTAAAAATTTTGGGCTGCTATCCAACAAAAGAAATTGGTAAAGCATCTCTAGATTTTCTTGCGGCAACTTCAGGAAAAAATGAAGAACTGAAAAAAGCCGAACCTCAAATTGTTACCGAAAATCCTAAAAAAACTTCAAAACCAAAAAGTTATAAATTGGCAAGCAGGGATTATAAATCTGATGATACAATAATTAAAGTTAACGATGTTGAAATCGGAGGAAATAATTTTGTTGTAATTGGCGGACCATGTTCAGTTGAATCTCATGAACAGATTTTTGAATGCGCAAAATTTGCCAGAGAACACGGAACTCAAATTTTAAGAGGCGGATGTTTTAAACCAAGAACTTCACCCTATAGTTTTCAAGGAATTGGTTTTGAAGGCTTAAGCGAATTAAATGGTGCAGGTAAAAAATTTGATATGCCGATTATTACCGAAGTCCTTTCTTCTGAACAAGTTGCCGAAGTCGCCCTTCAGTCAGACATAGTTCAAATAGGCGCAAGAAATATGCAGAATTTTGCTTTACTTAAAGAAGTAGGCAGAATTCACAGACCTGTAATGTTGAAAAGAGGAATGATGTCATCATTAGATGAATTATTAAACGCAGCTGAATATATTTTAGCTCATGGAAACAGACAGGTAATTCTTTGCGAAAGGGGAATTAGAACCTTTGAAACAGCGTCAAGAAATACATTGGACTTAGGCGCAATTCCATTCTTAAAAGAAATGACCCATTTGCCTATCATTGTTGATCCATCGCATGCAATTGGCGTAAGAGATAAAGTTGCTCCTTTGGCAAAAGCCGCTAAGGTAGTTGGTGCTCACGGAATTATGATTGAATTTCATCCTGATCCCGATAAAGCTTTAAGTGATGGTGAACAATCACTTACATTTGAGCAATACGGTAATTTAATGAAAGAACTGCACGACTTGAAATAA
- a CDS encoding ABC transporter permease, translating into MKTYFKMAWRNIWRNKKRTLLTIFSIFMAVFLSLFTRSMQIGVYTNMITNAVKFSSGHIQIHEKGYWNDKSISTTFVESQKIDSVISQNKNIIFSIPRIESYSLASSGKHTKGSIIIGTDPKKENELNKYSQKIIKGKYLEENDKAVLVASKLAEYLNVGINDTIILLGQGYHGITAAGQFPIKGIINYPIPQLNNQLVVMPLAEAKFYYATENRITSLSLMLDDADNISETVTELKKSLSDQYEIMPWQEMNTELVQAIQSDSIGGIIMLAILYIVIGFGVFGTIMMMTMERKKEFAVMVSIGMQKTNILLVVVLETLFIGIVAIVIGIIASYPLIAYLHNHPIPLSGDMASAYEMFGIEPIIPFSTKPGIFINQVLSVIGITAIAVVYPLSMILKFNIMKVLRS; encoded by the coding sequence ATGAAAACTTATTTTAAAATGGCTTGGAGAAATATTTGGAGAAATAAAAAGAGAACTCTCCTTACAATTTTTTCAATTTTTATGGCTGTTTTTCTTTCTCTTTTTACACGCTCAATGCAGATTGGTGTTTATACAAATATGATTACAAATGCTGTAAAGTTTTCGTCCGGTCATATTCAAATTCATGAAAAAGGGTATTGGAATGATAAGTCAATAAGTACAACATTTGTAGAATCACAAAAAATAGATAGTGTAATTTCACAAAATAAAAATATTATTTTTTCAATTCCACGAATTGAATCTTATTCATTAGCGTCATCCGGCAAGCATACAAAAGGATCAATAATTATCGGTACCGATCCCAAAAAAGAAAATGAATTAAATAAATATTCTCAAAAAATTATTAAGGGAAAATATCTGGAAGAAAATGATAAAGCTGTTCTAGTTGCGTCTAAACTTGCTGAATATCTAAACGTTGGAATAAACGATACAATTATTTTACTTGGACAAGGTTACCATGGAATAACTGCAGCTGGTCAATTTCCAATTAAAGGAATTATTAATTATCCCATTCCTCAATTGAATAATCAGCTTGTTGTAATGCCGCTTGCAGAAGCAAAGTTTTATTACGCAACAGAAAATAGAATTACTTCTCTTTCGTTAATGTTAGATGATGCCGATAATATTAGTGAAACTGTAACTGAATTAAAAAAGAGTTTATCTGATCAGTATGAAATTATGCCTTGGCAGGAAATGAATACTGAACTAGTGCAGGCAATTCAAAGCGACAGTATCGGAGGAATTATTATGTTGGCAATTCTCTATATTGTTATTGGATTTGGAGTTTTCGGTACAATAATGATGATGACAATGGAACGTAAAAAAGAATTTGCGGTGATGGTTTCAATTGGAATGCAGAAAACAAATATTCTTTTAGTTGTGGTATTAGAAACTTTATTTATAGGAATTGTTGCAATTGTGATTGGAATAATCGCAAGTTATCCTTTAATAGCTTATCTACATAATCACCCAATTCCACTTTCCGGCGATATGGCTTCGGCATATGAAATGTTTGGAATTGAACCCATTATTCCCTTCTCAACTAAACCTGGCATTTTTATAAATCAAGTTTTATCAGTTATTGGAATTACTGCCATAGCTGTAGTTTATCCGCTTTCAATGATTCTAAAATTTAATATTATGAAAGTATTGAGGAGCTAA
- a CDS encoding ABC transporter ATP-binding protein, giving the protein MSIIQTSLLNKIYNQTSVPVHALKDVSLEFEPGEFTAIIGTSGCGKTTLLNLIGGLDSPTSGNVIIEGTNITGLKPREIIDFRLKNIGFVFQAYNLVPVLTAKENVEFILQLQGADTNKIEERVKMLFAQIGLEDRMNDRPSKMSGGQQQRVAVARALASKPKFVLADEPTANLDSKSTNNLLDIMLKLNETEETTFIFSTHDSRVIKRARRLITLDDGKVIKDEIIK; this is encoded by the coding sequence ATGAGCATTATTCAAACATCACTTCTTAATAAAATATACAACCAAACATCTGTTCCGGTTCATGCATTAAAAGATGTTTCACTTGAATTTGAACCTGGCGAATTTACCGCAATTATTGGCACTTCAGGTTGCGGGAAAACTACTTTGCTGAATTTAATCGGCGGTTTGGATTCACCGACCAGCGGTAATGTAATTATTGAAGGAACAAATATAACTGGACTTAAACCAAGAGAAATAATTGATTTCAGACTGAAAAATATTGGATTCGTTTTCCAAGCATATAATTTAGTTCCGGTTTTAACCGCCAAAGAAAATGTCGAATTTATTTTGCAGCTTCAGGGTGCTGATACAAATAAAATTGAAGAAAGAGTAAAAATGTTATTTGCTCAAATTGGTCTTGAAGATAGAATGAATGATCGTCCAAGCAAAATGTCCGGCGGTCAGCAGCAAAGAGTTGCCGTTGCTAGAGCATTGGCATCAAAACCTAAATTTGTTTTGGCAGATGAACCAACCGCAAATCTCGATTCAAAATCAACAAATAATTTACTTGATATTATGCTCAAGTTAAATGAAACAGAAGAAACAACTTTTATTTTTTCTACACATGATTCAAGAGTAATAAAAAGAGCAAGAAGGTTAATAACCTTAGATGATGGAAAAGTTATTAAAGACGAAATAATTAAATAA
- a CDS encoding EamA family transporter: MDKSELKAYLAWVSICIVWGTTYIAIKIGIESVPPMIFAGLRWIIAGPILLLILLLLKIKLPPKSEIKHLILIGIMLIGFSNGFLVIAEQWIPSGLASLLITTMPFWVVGIESILPNGPKFNKNIFAGLIIGFIGVSIIFIGDFENLVKPGYFWGIFFILLTIIVWATGSIYAKYKKFNSSPFMRAAIQMISAGILQLVIALFLGEFNNFSMDSNGFWAIIYLVIFGSFLGYAAYIYAISILPVTFVSTYSYINPIIALFLGWFYLDEKIDITIILGTMIIFSGVALVQFGNLKEVKKI, encoded by the coding sequence TTGGATAAATCTGAATTAAAAGCATACCTAGCTTGGGTTTCAATATGTATAGTTTGGGGAACAACATACATTGCAATTAAAATTGGAATTGAATCCGTTCCTCCGATGATTTTCGCCGGATTAAGATGGATTATTGCCGGACCAATTTTACTTTTAATTTTACTCTTACTTAAAATAAAATTGCCTCCCAAAAGTGAAATAAAACACTTAATACTTATCGGAATAATGCTGATAGGTTTTTCAAATGGATTTTTGGTTATTGCAGAACAGTGGATTCCAAGCGGACTCGCAAGTTTATTAATTACAACAATGCCGTTTTGGGTTGTTGGAATTGAATCAATTTTACCCAATGGTCCAAAATTCAATAAAAATATTTTTGCTGGATTGATAATTGGATTTATAGGAGTTTCAATAATTTTTATCGGTGATTTCGAAAACTTAGTAAAGCCCGGATATTTTTGGGGTATATTTTTCATCTTGTTAACAATAATCGTTTGGGCAACAGGCAGCATTTACGCAAAATATAAGAAGTTTAATTCTTCTCCTTTTATGAGAGCCGCAATTCAAATGATTTCCGCCGGAATTCTTCAGCTTGTAATTGCTTTGTTTTTAGGAGAGTTTAATAATTTTTCTATGGATTCAAATGGATTTTGGGCGATTATTTATTTGGTAATTTTCGGATCATTTTTAGGTTATGCTGCTTATATTTATGCGATTTCAATTCTTCCTGTTACATTTGTTTCTACATATTCCTATATAAATCCAATTATAGCTTTGTTTCTCGGTTGGTTTTATCTTGATGAAAAAATTGACATAACTATTATTCTCGGAACAATGATAATATTTTCCGGTGTGGCTTTAGTCCAATTTGGAAACTTAAAAGAAGTTAAGAAAATCTAA
- a CDS encoding four helix bundle protein: protein MTKTQPYKPFYDLEDRTYKFAKDCRLFVKTLQKSNANIEDTKQSFRSSCLVGANYRVANKALSKYVLLMKIKISRKKFKESEYWFGLINETNDFKDEISENLIKEPIELKKIFSSIMKNQNEFIFEN, encoded by the coding sequence ATGACAAAAACACAACCATATAAACCATTTTATGATCTTGAAGATAGAACTTATAAGTTTGCCAAAGACTGCAGACTCTTTGTAAAAACATTACAAAAATCAAATGCAAATATTGAAGATACTAAACAATCGTTTAGATCGTCTTGTTTGGTTGGAGCAAATTACCGTGTAGCAAATAAAGCTTTAAGTAAATATGTTCTCTTAATGAAAATAAAAATATCAAGAAAAAAATTTAAAGAAAGTGAATACTGGTTTGGTCTTATTAATGAAACAAATGATTTTAAAGACGAGATTTCAGAAAATTTAATAAAGGAGCCAATTGAATTAAAGAAAATTTTTTCTTCAATAATGAAAAATCAAAATGAGTTCATTTTTGAAAATTAA
- a CDS encoding phosphatase PAP2 family protein yields the protein MIDFLYSIDVAIFNFINHTISNPIFDKFFPFITQVKNWIITYVILWFVLFLKGGKKGKIAAFTVIFLIIVSDQISSNLLKNFFERVRPCNTLDNVNLLVGKLKSFSFPSSHAVNNFAVATFFYKLYPRYKWILFTIASLMAISRPYVGVHYPSDIFAGAIIGIIIGWLFSLLVKFIEKKLLKIKS from the coding sequence ATGATAGATTTTCTTTACTCAATAGATGTTGCGATTTTTAATTTTATAAATCATACAATTTCTAATCCTATTTTCGATAAATTTTTTCCATTTATTACCCAAGTTAAAAATTGGATAATAACTTATGTTATTTTGTGGTTTGTACTTTTTTTAAAAGGCGGGAAAAAAGGTAAAATAGCCGCATTTACTGTAATATTTTTGATTATAGTTTCTGATCAAATATCCAGCAATTTATTAAAAAATTTTTTTGAAAGAGTAAGACCTTGTAATACTTTAGATAATGTAAATCTGCTTGTTGGGAAATTGAAATCTTTTTCATTTCCATCTTCTCATGCTGTAAATAATTTTGCGGTAGCAACATTTTTCTATAAATTATACCCAAGATATAAATGGATATTATTTACAATTGCGTCTTTAATGGCAATTTCAAGACCTTATGTCGGGGTTCATTATCCATCAGATATTTTTGCGGGCGCAATTATCGGCATCATAATTGGATGGTTATTTTCATTATTAGTGAAATTTATCGAAAAAAAATTATTAAAAATTAAATCATGA
- a CDS encoding ABC transporter permease has protein sequence MKSFLYCLYAEYLKIRKSKVLIGSILAFSLGPIMGAVFIVVLRNQELSDANSAIRSKALLTGFSTDWGSYLNLIAQVMGVGGIIIIGFIAAWIFGREYSDGTLKDLFVLPISRIKIILSKMTAIFIWGFFLAIAILILALILGTLLQLPGFSGQIFFNSIVKISIVTFLVLPLSTPVTFIASIGKGYLAPLTFVILAIVIAQIIGALGFASYFPWAVPGIYSQIIGSNNILNFYSYLILYITSFIGLSATILWWNYADQTK, from the coding sequence TTGAAAAGTTTTCTTTATTGTTTATATGCAGAATATTTGAAAATTAGAAAATCGAAAGTCTTAATAGGATCAATTTTAGCTTTTTCATTAGGACCAATTATGGGCGCAGTTTTTATAGTTGTTTTGCGAAATCAAGAATTAAGCGATGCTAATTCAGCTATTAGATCAAAAGCTCTGTTAACAGGATTTTCAACTGATTGGGGTTCTTACCTAAATCTTATTGCACAGGTTATGGGAGTTGGCGGAATAATAATTATTGGTTTTATAGCAGCTTGGATTTTCGGCAGAGAATATTCAGACGGAACTTTAAAGGATTTATTTGTTCTTCCCATCTCACGCATAAAAATTATTTTAAGTAAGATGACTGCTATTTTTATTTGGGGATTTTTTTTAGCAATTGCGATTCTAATTTTAGCACTAATTTTAGGAACTTTGTTGCAGCTTCCGGGGTTTTCTGGACAAATATTTTTTAACTCAATTGTTAAAATTTCAATCGTAACATTTTTGGTTTTACCGCTTTCAACGCCAGTTACATTTATTGCAAGCATTGGCAAAGGATATCTTGCGCCGTTAACTTTTGTAATTTTAGCTATAGTTATTGCGCAAATAATTGGAGCACTGGGTTTTGCATCATATTTTCCCTGGGCAGTTCCGGGAATTTATAGCCAAATTATTGGCTCAAATAACATTCTAAATTTTTATAGTTACTTAATTTTATACATTACAAGTTTCATAGGTTTATCTGCAACAATTCTCTGGTGGAATTATGCGGATCAAACAAAATAA
- a CDS encoding ABC transporter permease codes for MKTIIEIAWKNVWRNKIRSIIVINSITVGLIGGIFYLAFSNGMVQSQVASSIKTEISNIEIHNRKYLVNDETKYSIKNTEQIVIQLKNVKGIASVSTRLKSMGMISSATTGAGIILNGIDINNEIKTTDVFEKIIDGNYFKKEIRNPIVISKKLADKLKVKVGSKIVVTLQNMNDEITYGALRIIGIYKTDNANFDIYNAFVVKKDLARLISYQGTEATEIAILLKHNELTDSVTAKLNNIFTEQISNKEVVIQSWKQIQPILEMMNNMTIQFTLIFVIIILIALSFGIINTMLMAIMERIREIGMLMAIGMSKVKVFIMIMMETVFLSFTGGLLGIIISWVLVKITFQTGIDLSVFGEGLNSWGYSSFIRPNINTIYYFIVTLLVIITAMFASILPARKALKLIPSEAIRQDV; via the coding sequence ATGAAAACAATTATAGAAATTGCATGGAAAAATGTTTGGCGAAATAAAATTCGCAGCATTATTGTTATCAATTCAATTACAGTCGGATTAATTGGTGGAATTTTTTATTTAGCTTTTTCAAATGGAATGGTTCAGTCGCAAGTTGCTTCATCAATTAAAACTGAAATCTCTAATATTGAAATACATAATCGGAAATATTTAGTAAATGATGAGACAAAATACAGCATTAAAAATACTGAGCAGATTGTTATTCAATTAAAAAATGTTAAGGGAATTGCAAGTGTTTCAACGCGTTTAAAATCTATGGGAATGATTAGTTCGGCAACGACCGGAGCCGGTATAATTCTAAATGGGATAGATATAAATAATGAAATTAAAACTACCGATGTTTTTGAAAAAATTATAGATGGAAATTATTTCAAAAAAGAAATCAGAAATCCAATTGTTATCAGCAAAAAACTTGCGGATAAATTAAAAGTTAAAGTTGGATCAAAAATTGTAGTAACACTGCAAAATATGAATGATGAAATAACTTACGGCGCATTAAGAATTATTGGAATTTACAAAACAGATAATGCAAATTTTGATATTTACAACGCCTTTGTTGTTAAAAAAGATTTAGCAAGATTAATCAGCTATCAAGGTACTGAAGCAACTGAAATTGCAATATTGCTTAAACATAATGAATTAACAGATTCAGTTACCGCAAAGCTCAACAATATTTTTACTGAGCAGATTTCAAACAAGGAAGTTGTAATTCAATCTTGGAAACAAATTCAGCCAATATTAGAAATGATGAATAACATGACAATTCAATTCACTTTGATTTTTGTAATTATAATTTTAATTGCATTAAGCTTTGGAATTATAAATACAATGCTTATGGCAATTATGGAAAGAATAAGAGAAATTGGAATGTTGATGGCAATCGGTATGAGTAAAGTCAAAGTTTTTATAATGATTATGATGGAAACCGTTTTTCTATCATTTACCGGCGGATTGCTTGGAATAATAATAAGTTGGGTTTTGGTTAAGATTACATTTCAAACCGGAATTGATCTTTCAGTTTTTGGTGAAGGATTAAATTCATGGGGTTACAGTTCGTTTATTCGTCCAAATATTAACACTATTTATTATTTCATTGTCACTTTGTTGGTAATAATTACGGCAATGTTTGCTTCTATTTTGCCTGCAAGAAAAGCACTAAAATTAATTCCATCTGAAGCAATTAGACAAGATGTTTAA